A DNA window from Antricoccus suffuscus contains the following coding sequences:
- the xseA gene encoding exodeoxyribonuclease VII large subunit, producing MTDRHEDRPPAASTPQRPAPTTGPAPAARPPNGPDNPYAVRVISQKISSWIARLGPVWLDGEIAQLNRRTGSRAVFLTLRDTVANFSLPITCSTSVLDDLGVELKEGARVLVHCKADFWAERGNFSMRAREIRQVGLGELLARIERLRQALEAEGLFDQRRKKRLPFLPKTIGLVTGRDSAAEHDVLTNARHRWPGVTFKVINCAVQGRTAAVEVRGAIATLEADKSVEIIIVARGGGSVEDLLPFSDETLCRYAAALRTPLVSAIGHEPDKPLLDYVADLRASTPTDAAKRVVPDVAEERALVGGGRDRIRSAVARYLANQWSFLDQQRSRPSLSEPTGIVTARIDDVGRQREAIRRTTDHRLSIAHSGLEQMRARLVALSPQATLERGYAVLQHEDGHVINDPAQASAGDSLTARVAGGSIRLRVTDSPGS from the coding sequence GTGACCGACCGCCACGAGGACCGCCCGCCGGCTGCTAGTACGCCGCAGCGCCCCGCGCCGACGACGGGTCCTGCCCCGGCGGCGCGTCCACCCAACGGCCCGGACAACCCGTACGCCGTGCGCGTGATCTCGCAGAAGATCAGCTCGTGGATCGCCCGGCTTGGGCCGGTCTGGCTCGACGGAGAGATCGCCCAGCTCAATCGGCGCACCGGCTCCCGCGCGGTGTTCCTCACGCTGCGCGACACGGTCGCGAACTTCTCGCTCCCGATCACCTGCAGCACGAGTGTCCTGGACGATCTGGGCGTCGAGCTCAAAGAAGGCGCACGGGTGCTCGTGCACTGCAAGGCCGACTTCTGGGCCGAGCGCGGAAATTTTTCCATGCGCGCCAGGGAAATTCGTCAAGTCGGCCTTGGCGAACTGTTGGCCCGCATCGAGCGCCTGCGACAAGCCCTCGAGGCAGAAGGGCTGTTCGACCAGCGGCGCAAGAAGCGACTCCCGTTCTTGCCTAAGACGATCGGCTTGGTCACCGGCCGCGACAGCGCCGCCGAGCACGACGTGCTCACCAACGCCCGGCATCGCTGGCCTGGCGTGACCTTCAAGGTCATCAACTGCGCCGTACAAGGGCGGACGGCGGCAGTCGAGGTGCGTGGCGCGATCGCGACTCTTGAAGCGGATAAGTCCGTCGAGATCATCATCGTTGCCCGGGGCGGAGGTTCGGTCGAGGACCTGCTGCCGTTTAGTGACGAGACGCTGTGCCGGTACGCTGCCGCGTTACGGACCCCGCTCGTCAGCGCGATCGGGCACGAGCCGGACAAGCCGCTTCTCGATTATGTGGCGGATCTGCGCGCCTCGACGCCTACCGACGCCGCGAAGCGCGTCGTACCGGACGTGGCCGAGGAACGCGCGCTGGTCGGCGGTGGACGGGACCGAATCCGTAGCGCCGTCGCGCGCTACCTCGCAAATCAGTGGTCATTTCTCGACCAGCAGCGATCTCGACCGTCGTTGTCGGAGCCGACAGGCATCGTCACCGCGCGCATCGACGATGTCGGGCGGCAACGCGAGGCGATCCGCCGTACCACCGATCACCGGCTATCCATCGCGCACAGCGGCCTCGAACAGATGCGCGCACGACTGGTTGCCCTGTCGCCACAGGCCACCCTCGAACGCGGGTACGCCGTACTCCAGCACGAGGACGGTCACGTCATCAACGACCCCGCCCAGGCCTCCGCTGGGGACTCGCTCACCGCACGCGTCGCCGGCGGTTCGATCCGGCTCAGGGTTACGGACAGTCCAGGCTCGTAG
- a CDS encoding ABC transporter ATP-binding protein, whose amino-acid sequence MTDQEILRLEAVDFVRESRQILTGINLTVRAGERWALIGPNGAGKSTILSMCGAVKHPTRGSVHVLGRELGRVDIRELRESIGHVNPRHPLSSPLTVRQVILTGATGTTELMPRWTPDTASQARADKLIEMLGLAGLEQATWPTMSQGERGRALIARALLPDPPLLLLDEPSTGLDVAAREQFLSTVDHLHLVRPDLATILVTHHLEELPTTTTHAMLIMDGQVHAAGRAREILTTELVSECFDHPIEIEHRAGRWQARALVNDLDTYGG is encoded by the coding sequence ATGACTGACCAGGAGATCCTCCGCCTTGAAGCTGTGGACTTTGTGCGGGAATCGCGTCAAATTCTCACCGGCATCAACCTGACGGTTCGTGCGGGGGAACGATGGGCGCTGATCGGCCCGAACGGAGCTGGCAAGAGCACCATCCTGAGCATGTGCGGTGCGGTGAAGCACCCGACCCGCGGCAGCGTCCATGTGCTCGGCCGCGAGCTCGGACGGGTCGACATCCGGGAGCTGCGCGAGTCCATCGGACATGTCAATCCCCGCCACCCGCTTAGCTCGCCGCTCACAGTTCGGCAGGTGATCCTCACTGGCGCGACTGGCACGACAGAACTCATGCCGCGCTGGACGCCGGACACCGCCAGCCAGGCCCGCGCTGACAAGCTGATCGAGATGCTGGGTCTTGCCGGGCTGGAGCAGGCGACATGGCCGACGATGTCGCAAGGCGAGCGGGGGCGCGCGCTGATTGCGCGTGCCCTGCTGCCGGACCCTCCGCTCCTACTGCTGGACGAGCCCTCTACGGGGCTGGATGTCGCGGCGCGCGAACAGTTCCTCAGCACCGTGGACCATCTGCACCTTGTTCGGCCGGACCTTGCCACCATTCTGGTGACGCATCACCTGGAGGAGCTGCCCACAACGACGACGCATGCGATGCTGATCATGGACGGCCAGGTGCATGCGGCTGGCCGAGCCCGAGAGATCCTGACGACCGAACTGGTCAGCGAGTGCTTCGACCACCCGATCGAGATCGAGCACCGTGCAGGGCGCTGGCAGGCGCGGGCACTGGTGAATGATCTGGATACCTATGGCGGGTGA
- a CDS encoding 4-hydroxy-3-methylbut-2-enyl diphosphate reductase has translation MTQRKRVLLANPRGYCAGVDRAVVTVEKALDLYGAPVYVRKQIVHNVHVVRTLEARGAIFVEETEEVPEGAIVVFSAHGVAPVVHEEAKLRNLRTIDATCPLVTKVHNEARRFADEDYDILLIGHEGHEEVVGTSGEAPEHIHLIDGPDDVANVTVRDPDKVVWLSQTTLSVDETMRTVEALRERFPNLISPPSDDICYATQNRQLAVKRLAPQADVVLVVGSRNSSNSVRLVEVALESGAGSSYLIDYPEDIDLGWFAGATTVGVTSGASVPEDLVRGVLDVLAGQGFGDVEIVTEAEERLTFSLPKELRRDLRAAAKTSSAQASS, from the coding sequence GTGACGCAGCGCAAGCGCGTCCTGCTGGCCAATCCCCGCGGTTACTGTGCCGGCGTCGATCGCGCGGTGGTGACAGTCGAGAAGGCGCTCGACTTGTACGGTGCCCCGGTCTACGTGCGTAAGCAGATCGTGCACAACGTGCACGTCGTACGCACGTTGGAGGCGCGCGGCGCGATCTTCGTCGAGGAGACCGAGGAAGTCCCCGAGGGCGCCATCGTCGTATTTTCGGCGCATGGGGTTGCGCCGGTCGTCCACGAAGAGGCCAAGCTACGCAACCTGCGCACTATCGACGCAACCTGCCCGCTCGTGACCAAGGTGCACAACGAAGCGCGGCGCTTCGCCGACGAAGACTACGACATCCTGCTCATCGGGCACGAAGGCCACGAGGAAGTCGTCGGCACGTCCGGTGAGGCGCCGGAGCACATTCATCTCATCGACGGGCCGGACGATGTCGCCAACGTGACCGTGCGCGACCCCGACAAAGTGGTGTGGCTCTCGCAGACCACGCTGTCTGTCGATGAGACGATGCGCACGGTCGAGGCCCTGCGCGAACGGTTCCCCAACCTGATCTCGCCGCCGAGCGATGATATTTGTTACGCGACCCAGAACCGCCAGCTCGCGGTCAAGCGGCTCGCACCGCAGGCCGACGTCGTACTCGTCGTCGGCTCGCGCAACTCGTCTAACTCTGTACGCCTTGTCGAAGTCGCGCTCGAGTCCGGTGCCGGGTCGTCCTACCTGATTGACTACCCAGAGGACATCGATCTCGGCTGGTTCGCCGGCGCGACGACCGTAGGCGTGACGAGCGGCGCGTCGGTGCCGGAAGACCTGGTGCGCGGCGTACTCGATGTGCTCGCCGGTCAGGGATTCGGCGACGTCGAGATCGTCACCGAGGCAGAAGAACGGTTGACCTTCTCGCTGCCCAAGGAACTACGCCGTGACTTGCGCGCGGCCGCGAAGACCTCGTCGGCTCAAGCGTCCTCCTAG
- a CDS encoding DUF6542 domain-containing protein, whose protein sequence is MNDELPEEQRPQQGSATSSSRWAVAPGSVVKSLKDTSGPSTHAADQADDSATRSKWAATADDTKAASIPRGRSAADILAESRARRDLPTVARRRSERAGSTEQAEVTGRSAEQARRSHGDAPSPASAYSTAEAPRSTTAGTDIPGARRGSATRVKPDLGEARELRQPPTAGTGPSTVLAGFGGVILIIITAGIGALIDHMVSSKLGVFTGIGLCIGAFFAALVTRKLDLLSVIVAPPIVYALFGVLLIWLSPTTVDKYSLAEIAIAGFPWMALATGIALLIGGVKLMTTRPTERR, encoded by the coding sequence GTGAACGACGAACTCCCCGAGGAACAGCGCCCTCAACAGGGCTCGGCAACCTCATCGTCACGCTGGGCAGTGGCGCCTGGTTCGGTGGTCAAGTCGCTCAAGGACACGTCCGGGCCCAGCACACACGCCGCCGATCAAGCTGATGACTCGGCGACGCGGAGCAAATGGGCCGCAACTGCCGACGACACTAAAGCCGCATCGATCCCCCGTGGCCGGTCTGCGGCCGACATTCTCGCCGAGTCCCGCGCGCGGCGAGACCTTCCTACCGTGGCGAGGCGAAGGAGCGAACGCGCGGGAAGCACAGAGCAAGCCGAGGTTACCGGCCGCTCCGCCGAGCAGGCACGCCGCAGCCACGGTGATGCGCCGAGTCCTGCATCGGCGTACTCCACCGCTGAAGCACCACGCTCCACGACCGCGGGCACTGACATACCCGGAGCGCGCCGAGGTTCGGCAACCCGGGTGAAACCAGACCTGGGAGAGGCGCGTGAGCTGCGTCAGCCACCGACGGCCGGGACCGGACCGAGCACGGTGCTCGCCGGTTTCGGCGGCGTTATTTTAATCATCATCACGGCCGGGATCGGCGCGCTCATCGACCACATGGTCAGCTCAAAACTTGGCGTTTTCACCGGTATCGGGTTGTGCATCGGCGCGTTCTTTGCCGCGCTTGTGACCCGCAAGCTCGACCTGCTGTCGGTGATAGTCGCGCCACCGATCGTCTACGCCCTGTTTGGGGTGCTGCTGATCTGGCTGTCACCCACCACCGTCGACAAATACTCGTTAGCCGAGATCGCAATCGCTGGATTTCCGTGGATGGCGCTGGCGACGGGGATTGCACTGCTCATCGGCGGGGTCAAATTGATGACGACGCGGCCGACCGAGCGCCGCTGA
- a CDS encoding exodeoxyribonuclease VII small subunit, translated as MPEPQSADNAVSDDIASLSYEDARAQLGEVVQKLEAGGTTLEESMTLWQRGEKIADQCEKLLQGAQQKLDKALAARDDEA; from the coding sequence ATGCCAGAGCCACAATCGGCCGACAACGCCGTATCCGACGACATCGCCTCGCTGAGCTACGAAGATGCGCGCGCGCAGCTTGGCGAGGTCGTGCAGAAGCTTGAGGCCGGGGGTACGACGTTGGAGGAGTCGATGACGCTGTGGCAGCGCGGCGAGAAGATTGCCGACCAGTGTGAGAAGTTGCTGCAGGGTGCGCAGCAGAAGCTGGACAAGGCCCTCGCAGCCCGCGACGACGAGGCTTAG
- the ychF gene encoding redox-regulated ATPase YchF — protein MSLTIGIVGLPNVGKSTMFNALTRNNVLAANYPFATIEPNVGVVGVPDPRLDVLAGIFGSAKILPASVSFVDIAGIVKGASEGEGLGNKFLANIREADAICQVVRAFEDDNVVHVDGRVDPLSDIEIINTELILADLQTIERALPRQEKDARIKKDLQSTLEATKQAQELLESGTTIFAGAAKAGIDTALIRDLQLMTAKPFLYVFNVDTDVLSDDARKQELSALVAPADTIFLDAKTEEELIELDEEDAKELLESIGQDESGLDQLAHAGFNTLGLQTYLTAGPKEARAWTIPQGATAPEAAGVIHTDFQRGFIKAEIVSFDDLVAAGSMADAKAAGKVRMEGKDYVMADGDVVEFRFSL, from the coding sequence GTGAGTCTCACTATCGGAATCGTCGGTCTGCCCAACGTTGGCAAATCCACGATGTTCAACGCCCTTACCCGCAACAACGTGCTCGCCGCGAACTATCCGTTCGCGACGATCGAGCCGAACGTCGGGGTGGTCGGCGTACCCGACCCGCGGCTCGACGTGCTGGCCGGGATCTTCGGCAGCGCGAAGATCCTTCCAGCGTCTGTCTCGTTCGTCGACATCGCAGGCATCGTCAAGGGGGCCAGTGAAGGCGAGGGACTAGGCAACAAGTTCCTCGCCAACATCCGCGAGGCCGACGCGATCTGTCAGGTGGTGCGCGCATTCGAGGATGACAACGTCGTACACGTCGATGGTCGCGTCGACCCGCTGTCTGACATCGAGATCATCAACACCGAGCTCATCCTTGCCGACCTGCAGACGATCGAAAGAGCACTGCCACGCCAGGAAAAGGACGCGCGGATCAAGAAAGACCTTCAGTCGACGCTCGAGGCAACCAAGCAGGCGCAGGAATTGCTCGAGTCAGGCACGACGATCTTCGCCGGTGCTGCGAAAGCTGGTATCGATACCGCGCTGATTCGCGACTTGCAGCTGATGACCGCGAAGCCATTTCTCTATGTGTTCAACGTCGATACCGACGTACTGTCCGACGACGCGCGTAAGCAGGAGCTGTCCGCGTTGGTTGCGCCGGCCGACACGATCTTCCTTGACGCCAAGACCGAGGAAGAGCTCATCGAGCTCGACGAGGAAGACGCCAAGGAGCTTCTCGAGTCGATCGGTCAGGACGAGTCCGGTCTCGATCAGCTGGCGCACGCCGGGTTCAATACGTTGGGTCTGCAGACCTACCTGACGGCAGGGCCCAAAGAGGCTCGCGCGTGGACCATCCCGCAGGGCGCGACTGCGCCTGAGGCCGCCGGCGTCATCCATACCGACTTCCAGCGCGGCTTCATCAAGGCGGAGATCGTATCCTTCGACGACTTGGTCGCCGCCGGGTCGATGGCCGACGCGAAGGCCGCCGGCAAGGTCCGCATGGAGGGTAAGGACTACGTGATGGCCGACGGCGACGTGGTGGAGTTCCGCTTTTCGCTTTAA
- a CDS encoding FadR/GntR family transcriptional regulator, producing the protein MALVTRTPLAEQAADLLLDRIRGGEWPLGSKLPGENTLGPQLGVGRSTVREAIRRLAGQGVLATRQGAGVFVAALDVTKDWGAALRKADINSVIEARIAIEVEAAALAAERRSPAELRAMRWAAGKRDAQRTDIEAHVDADIVFHRAIVAGSHNPILVDLFDSFTPRSRQAMIDLLRLRGDFGSDADQHAHQDILDAIADRDDRTASTLAREHLLTLKMA; encoded by the coding sequence ATGGCACTAGTGACACGCACCCCGCTCGCAGAGCAAGCAGCGGATCTGCTCCTCGACCGCATACGCGGCGGCGAGTGGCCGTTGGGATCAAAGCTCCCCGGGGAGAACACGCTCGGACCGCAGCTCGGAGTCGGCAGGTCCACTGTGCGCGAGGCCATTCGCCGGTTGGCCGGTCAGGGCGTCCTGGCCACCAGGCAAGGGGCTGGCGTCTTCGTTGCTGCGCTCGATGTGACCAAGGACTGGGGCGCGGCGCTGCGCAAGGCAGACATCAACTCGGTGATCGAAGCCCGCATCGCCATCGAAGTCGAAGCCGCAGCTCTTGCCGCCGAGCGGAGGTCGCCAGCTGAGCTGCGCGCGATGAGGTGGGCCGCAGGCAAGCGCGACGCCCAGCGAACGGACATCGAGGCTCACGTCGACGCGGACATCGTCTTCCACCGGGCCATCGTGGCCGGATCGCACAACCCGATCCTCGTCGACCTGTTCGACAGCTTCACGCCGCGCAGCCGGCAAGCCATGATTGATCTGCTGCGGCTACGCGGCGACTTCGGCAGCGACGCCGACCAGCACGCGCACCAAGACATTCTTGACGCCATCGCTGATCGCGATGACCGGACCGCATCTACCCTGGCGCGGGAGCACCTGCTGACGCTCAAGATGGCGTAA
- a CDS encoding MFS transporter: protein MSTTSPGTRNRLGLWALTATHAANDFYTGAVAALLPFFVLHAEYSYAAVAGITLAATALSSVAQPMFGYLSDRYGMRWMSLAGLLAAGAGIALSGIVVDSYAAVWIVVAISGIGVAAYHPAATMEARELGGGTSGSMSLFSVGGNVGVALAPSAVILVVGTFGLSGSGFLMIPAVVLGLVHVLVSWKHLFSRTVATERAPAAAKASIPDDWRAFAWLTAVLATWSVAYVGTSTFISLYSIQRFDVTTGFASIALSVFPAAGAVGTLAGGWLADRFGRLRIVRTGYLLAAVSAIAIVLAPSPVIVIVAAAVLGTGLFLPFAAQITLSHSYLPNRIGMASGVTLGLTLSLGGLVSPLLGSIADHTSVQSVFVIVAVLLVAGFALSFILKERRSGPVQSFQQQNESSELESAND from the coding sequence ATGAGCACGACCTCTCCTGGAACCCGCAACCGGCTGGGCCTGTGGGCACTGACCGCCACCCATGCAGCGAACGACTTCTATACCGGCGCGGTCGCGGCGCTGCTGCCGTTCTTCGTGCTCCACGCGGAGTACTCCTACGCGGCAGTCGCCGGCATCACCCTTGCCGCAACTGCTCTGTCGAGCGTCGCCCAGCCGATGTTCGGATACCTCAGTGACCGCTACGGGATGCGCTGGATGAGCCTGGCCGGGCTCCTCGCGGCCGGCGCTGGCATTGCCCTGAGCGGCATCGTCGTCGACTCGTATGCGGCCGTCTGGATCGTCGTGGCTATCTCCGGTATCGGTGTCGCCGCGTACCACCCGGCGGCGACCATGGAAGCGCGCGAGCTCGGCGGTGGCACCAGCGGCTCGATGAGTCTGTTCTCTGTCGGCGGGAATGTCGGCGTGGCGCTGGCACCTTCCGCCGTGATTCTCGTGGTCGGCACCTTCGGGCTGTCTGGCTCGGGCTTCCTCATGATCCCGGCGGTAGTGCTGGGGCTGGTGCACGTGCTCGTCTCCTGGAAGCACCTGTTCTCGCGGACAGTGGCTACCGAGCGAGCGCCTGCCGCCGCCAAGGCTTCGATTCCCGACGACTGGCGTGCTTTCGCGTGGCTCACCGCGGTGCTGGCCACCTGGTCAGTCGCCTACGTCGGCACCTCGACGTTCATCTCGCTGTACTCGATCCAGCGGTTCGACGTGACCACCGGCTTCGCGTCGATCGCGCTGTCGGTGTTCCCCGCGGCCGGCGCAGTGGGAACTCTTGCCGGCGGTTGGCTGGCTGACAGATTCGGACGGCTGCGCATCGTGCGCACCGGGTACCTGCTGGCGGCAGTCTCGGCCATCGCGATCGTGCTCGCGCCGTCTCCGGTGATTGTCATCGTCGCCGCGGCGGTCCTGGGGACTGGCCTGTTCCTGCCTTTCGCCGCGCAGATCACCTTGTCGCACTCATACCTGCCTAACAGGATCGGCATGGCCAGCGGAGTCACGCTGGGACTGACGCTTTCGCTCGGAGGACTGGTCAGCCCGCTGCTGGGATCCATCGCGGACCACACGAGCGTCCAGTCAGTCTTCGTGATCGTCGCTGTACTGCTGGTAGCTGGATTCGCACTCTCGTTCATCCTCAAGGAGCGCCGGAGTGGCCCCGTCCAGAGCTTTCAACAGCAGAACGAGAGCAGCGAACTGGAGAGTGCCAATGACTGA
- a CDS encoding AlkA N-terminal domain-containing protein, with product MSGPSTSHTTGLPDPDACYRAVTSRDHRYDGWIYVAVRSTGIYCRPSCSSVTPRRENCSFHSTAAAAQQAGYRACLRCRPDVVPGSPQWDLRADTVGRAMRMISDGVVDRDGVSGLATRLGYSERQLNRLISAELGAPPVALARAQRAHTARVLIEGTTMPMADIAFAAGFSSVRQFNDTVRAVFAQPPTALRTRHSTHASDGGELLSLRLPVREPFHADGIFDFFERRQIAGIETARRTPEGWVYARTVGLAHGAAALALHWNDGQLTLKVSLEDFRDLTQAVRRARRLLDLDADPVAVDTTLCGASWLKAYVEAAPGLRVPGVLEGHELAIRALLGQQISVAAAANAGAKLVARYGALSPVTPTEPGLTHLFPSSAALAEVDSMELPMPRSRATALVGLGAALASGAVDLDIGSDRLESHAQLLALKGIGPWTADYVTMRALGDPDVFLSTDLIVRRAAAAAGMPADLGPLDDAAKVWAPWRSYATMHLWRASPQLLAQDR from the coding sequence ATGAGCGGACCGAGCACGTCGCATACGACCGGACTTCCCGACCCGGACGCGTGCTACCGCGCCGTCACCAGCCGCGACCACCGGTACGACGGGTGGATATATGTCGCCGTACGGTCGACCGGAATCTACTGCCGGCCCAGCTGCAGTTCCGTCACCCCAAGGCGGGAGAACTGCTCGTTTCACAGCACCGCCGCCGCCGCACAGCAGGCCGGATATCGCGCCTGTCTGCGCTGTCGACCGGACGTCGTACCCGGATCTCCGCAATGGGACCTACGCGCGGATACGGTCGGGCGGGCGATGCGGATGATCAGTGACGGCGTCGTTGACCGGGATGGTGTCAGTGGTCTGGCGACCCGTCTCGGTTACAGCGAACGCCAGCTCAACAGGCTGATCAGCGCTGAGCTTGGCGCGCCACCAGTCGCGCTCGCCCGTGCCCAACGCGCCCACACCGCACGCGTCCTCATCGAAGGTACGACGATGCCGATGGCCGACATCGCCTTCGCTGCCGGTTTTTCCAGTGTTCGGCAGTTCAACGACACGGTCCGCGCAGTGTTCGCTCAACCGCCGACGGCGTTACGCACCCGACACTCGACACATGCCAGCGACGGTGGCGAGTTGCTGTCGCTGCGACTGCCGGTTCGCGAACCGTTTCACGCCGACGGGATCTTCGACTTCTTCGAGCGCCGCCAGATCGCCGGAATCGAGACGGCTCGGCGTACACCCGAGGGATGGGTCTACGCACGCACGGTCGGCCTGGCGCACGGAGCCGCGGCGCTAGCGCTGCATTGGAACGACGGCCAACTCACGCTCAAGGTCTCGTTGGAGGACTTCCGCGACCTGACCCAAGCAGTACGCCGCGCCCGTCGGCTGCTTGATCTCGACGCAGACCCGGTCGCGGTGGACACGACGTTGTGTGGCGCGAGTTGGCTGAAGGCGTACGTCGAGGCGGCTCCCGGGCTGCGCGTACCCGGCGTACTCGAGGGACACGAACTCGCGATCAGGGCCTTGCTCGGTCAGCAGATCTCGGTGGCCGCCGCCGCCAATGCCGGCGCCAAGCTCGTCGCACGGTACGGCGCGCTCAGTCCAGTCACCCCGACCGAACCGGGTCTCACCCACCTATTCCCATCGAGTGCGGCGTTGGCCGAAGTCGACTCGATGGAGCTGCCGATGCCGCGCAGCCGAGCAACGGCGCTGGTCGGACTCGGCGCCGCGCTCGCCAGCGGCGCGGTTGACCTGGACATCGGCAGCGACCGGCTCGAGTCACACGCGCAACTGTTGGCGTTGAAGGGCATCGGACCATGGACGGCGGACTATGTCACGATGCGCGCGCTCGGTGACCCGGACGTGTTCTTGTCGACGGACCTGATCGTACGGCGAGCGGCTGCGGCGGCCGGAATGCCCGCTGATCTCGGCCCGCTCGATGACGCGGCAAAAGTATGGGCGCCGTGGCGAAGCTACGCGACAATGCATCTGTGGCGCGCCTCGCCGCAGTTGCTCGCCCAGGACCGCTAA
- a CDS encoding DNA recombination protein RmuC, protein MDLSTLLYIAITLLCTAAGVWAGVVAGRRLGAASTLADQPRLDSAVQPIEDTLARVEDYLRSSASHRAAETGALREQVRAMHESQLTLGQQTGKLVNALRAPTVRGRWGEMQLRRIVESAGMLPHCDFREQDTTSSDDGLLRPDLVVQLTEGRTIVVDSKVPFTGFIAAIDASDDIERVAKQQAHAQHVRRHLDALSRKRYPARYEASPEFTVMFLPSDAFLQVALEHDPALLEHGFDRDVIMATPSTLLALLRTVAYTWRQDTLSREAHQVLDLGREMHGRLTTMSAHLRRLGVSLGGAVERYNDTVGSLERNVLVSANKFVEYGVVRDEIDPPLPLEKHARQLRAVD, encoded by the coding sequence ATGGACCTGAGCACGCTTCTCTACATCGCGATCACCCTGCTGTGCACGGCCGCCGGCGTGTGGGCGGGCGTCGTCGCCGGGCGCCGACTCGGCGCGGCGAGCACACTGGCTGACCAACCACGACTGGACTCGGCTGTGCAGCCGATCGAGGACACGCTTGCCCGAGTCGAGGACTATCTGCGCAGCAGCGCATCACATCGCGCCGCGGAAACTGGAGCCCTGCGCGAGCAGGTGCGCGCGATGCACGAATCGCAGCTCACTTTGGGGCAGCAGACCGGCAAGCTCGTCAATGCCCTGCGCGCTCCGACCGTGCGCGGTCGATGGGGCGAGATGCAGCTGCGCCGCATCGTGGAGTCGGCCGGCATGCTTCCGCACTGCGACTTCCGCGAGCAGGACACGACGTCGTCGGATGACGGGTTACTGCGTCCTGACCTGGTCGTACAGCTCACTGAGGGCCGCACGATCGTGGTCGACTCCAAGGTACCGTTCACCGGTTTCATCGCGGCTATCGACGCGTCTGATGACATCGAGCGCGTTGCCAAGCAGCAAGCCCACGCACAGCACGTACGTCGACACCTCGATGCGCTGTCGCGTAAGCGCTATCCGGCTCGCTACGAAGCGAGTCCCGAATTCACCGTGATGTTTCTGCCAAGCGACGCGTTCTTACAGGTCGCGCTCGAACACGACCCGGCACTGCTTGAGCACGGCTTCGACCGCGACGTGATCATGGCGACGCCCTCGACGCTGCTGGCGTTGTTGCGCACCGTCGCCTATACCTGGCGCCAGGACACGCTGAGCCGCGAAGCGCATCAGGTGCTCGACCTTGGCCGGGAGATGCACGGGCGACTTACGACGATGTCCGCGCACTTGCGGCGGCTGGGAGTGTCGCTCGGTGGCGCGGTCGAGCGCTACAACGACACTGTCGGCTCGCTGGAGCGCAACGTGCTCGTCAGCGCCAATAAATTCGTCGAGTACGGCGTCGTGCGCGACGAGATCGACCCACCTCTACCGCTCGAGAAGCACGCGCGGCAACTGCGCGCCGTCGACTAA
- a CDS encoding lipid droplet-associated protein: MSQSKLPPSLSALLAVDLPTPLKAAAGLAVQALEDARALPDRISGLPMALVTAVMQRSLQAQQQYTELVTKGEQLINTLRGPSEEVPEWATFDEDLPEVAPRTTRQRTDTGTPKTHTDPRPAAPKKAPAKAKPTVSDTRSKPRNRVRPPGIGPGSSFDQQALEDMPIARRRTRSPKSNGTASDAPVAGFDDMTLPQIRARVKSFDAATLQALVVYETAQGNRAPVLKMLATRLTALKPQG, from the coding sequence ATGTCGCAGTCAAAATTGCCACCATCGCTGTCCGCGTTGCTAGCGGTCGACCTCCCAACACCGCTCAAAGCGGCGGCGGGCCTCGCCGTACAAGCACTAGAGGACGCGCGAGCCTTACCGGACCGGATTAGCGGACTGCCGATGGCGCTGGTGACTGCCGTGATGCAACGTTCGTTGCAGGCCCAACAGCAGTACACCGAGCTGGTCACCAAAGGCGAGCAACTCATCAACACGCTGCGCGGTCCCAGCGAAGAGGTGCCGGAGTGGGCGACCTTCGACGAGGACCTTCCGGAGGTCGCGCCGCGGACGACGCGCCAACGTACCGATACGGGTACGCCGAAGACGCACACCGATCCCCGCCCCGCGGCACCTAAAAAGGCTCCCGCTAAAGCAAAGCCAACCGTCTCCGACACGCGGTCAAAACCGCGCAACCGGGTGCGACCCCCCGGCATCGGACCTGGGTCCTCCTTCGACCAGCAGGCACTCGAGGACATGCCCATCGCGCGGCGGCGTACCCGCAGCCCGAAGAGCAACGGCACCGCCTCCGATGCCCCCGTCGCCGGGTTCGACGATATGACGCTGCCGCAGATCCGGGCCCGGGTGAAGTCGTTCGACGCGGCCACGTTGCAGGCGCTGGTCGTCTATGAGACCGCTCAGGGCAACCGGGCGCCGGTGTTGAAGATGCTCGCCACCAGGCTGACCGCGCTCAAACCGCAGGGTTAA